A genome region from Mycobacterium florentinum includes the following:
- the glpK gene encoding glycerol kinase GlpK, whose translation MAGTCRSSRRRRQVAEFVAAIDQGTTSTRCMIFDHDGAEVARHQLEHEQILPQAGWVEHNPIEIWERTSAVLLSVLNTSKFSTKDIAALGITNQRETTLVWNRHTGRPYYNAIVWQDTRTDRIASALDRDGRGDVIRRKAGLPPATYFSGGKLQWILENVDGVRAAAENGDALFGTPDTWVLWNLTGGPRGGVHVTDVTNASRTMLMDLETLDWDDELLSFFSIPRAMLPAIASSSPTQPYGVTSNDGPFGDEVPITGVLGDQHAAMVGQVCLNAGEAKNTYGTGNFLLLNTGETIVRSDNGLLTTVCYQFGDAKPVYALEGSIAVTGSAVQWLRDQLGIISGAAQSEWLAREVPDNGGVYFVPAFSGLFAPYWRSDARGAIVGLSRYNTNAHLARATLEAICYQSRDVMDAMEADSGVRLEVLKVDGGITQNELCMQIQADVLGVDVVRPVVAETTALGAAYAAGLAVGFWADPSDLRANWQEDKRWTPKWDAALRAEGYAGWRKAVQRTLDWVDVS comes from the coding sequence ATGGCAGGAACGTGTCGCAGTTCACGACGAAGGAGACAGGTGGCCGAGTTCGTCGCAGCTATCGATCAGGGCACCACCAGCACCCGCTGCATGATTTTCGATCACGACGGCGCCGAGGTCGCACGTCACCAGCTTGAACACGAGCAGATCCTGCCCCAGGCCGGTTGGGTCGAACACAATCCGATCGAAATTTGGGAACGCACCTCCGCGGTGCTGCTGTCGGTATTGAATACTTCCAAATTCTCGACGAAAGACATTGCCGCGCTGGGAATTACAAACCAGCGCGAGACGACGCTGGTGTGGAATCGGCACACCGGCCGGCCGTATTACAACGCGATCGTCTGGCAGGACACCCGCACCGACCGGATCGCGTCGGCGCTGGACCGCGACGGACGTGGCGACGTGATCCGGCGCAAGGCCGGCCTGCCGCCGGCGACCTATTTTTCCGGCGGGAAACTGCAATGGATCCTGGAGAACGTCGACGGGGTACGCGCGGCCGCCGAAAACGGTGATGCCCTGTTCGGCACGCCGGACACCTGGGTGTTGTGGAACCTGACCGGCGGTCCGCGCGGCGGAGTGCACGTCACCGACGTGACCAATGCCAGCCGAACCATGCTGATGGATCTGGAAACGCTGGACTGGGATGACGAGCTGTTGTCGTTCTTTTCGATTCCGCGCGCGATGCTGCCGGCGATCGCGTCGTCGTCGCCGACGCAGCCCTACGGCGTCACCTCCAACGACGGACCCTTCGGCGACGAGGTGCCGATCACCGGAGTCCTGGGTGACCAGCACGCCGCGATGGTCGGACAGGTCTGCCTCAATGCGGGCGAGGCGAAAAACACCTACGGCACCGGCAATTTCCTGCTGCTCAATACCGGTGAGACCATCGTGCGGTCCGACAACGGTCTGCTGACCACCGTCTGTTATCAGTTCGGGGACGCCAAACCCGTCTACGCGCTGGAGGGCTCGATCGCGGTCACCGGTTCGGCGGTGCAGTGGCTGCGTGATCAGCTGGGCATCATCAGCGGTGCCGCGCAAAGCGAATGGCTGGCCCGCGAGGTTCCCGACAACGGCGGCGTGTATTTCGTCCCCGCGTTTTCCGGGTTGTTCGCCCCATACTGGCGGTCCGATGCGCGCGGCGCGATCGTCGGGCTGTCGCGATACAACACCAACGCGCATCTGGCCCGCGCGACGCTGGAGGCGATCTGCTACCAGAGCCGCGATGTGATGGATGCCATGGAAGCGGATTCCGGCGTGCGGCTTGAGGTGCTGAAGGTCGACGGGGGTATCACCCAAAACGAACTGTGCATGCAGATCCAGGCCGACGTGCTGGGCGTGGACGTGGTGCGGCCGGTGGTCGCCGAGACCACCGCGCTGGGTGCCGCCTACGCCGCCGGTCTGGCGGTGGGGTTCTGGGCCGATCCGTCCGACCTGCGGGCCAACTGGCAAGAAGACAAACGGTGGACGCCGAAATGGGACGCCGCCCTGCGCGCCGAGGGATATGCCGGGTGGCGTAAGGCGGTGCAGCGCACGCTGGATTGGGTCGACGTGTCATAG
- a CDS encoding RDD family protein, producing the protein MSEVVTGDAVVLDVQIAQLPVRALSALIDITVIFLLYIVGLMLWAATLTQFDGALSGAILIIFTVLVMVGYPMAFETATRGRSVGKIIMGLRVVSDDGGPERFRQALFRALASVVEIWMLAGSPAVICSIFSAKAKRVGDIFAGTVVVSERGPRLGPPPMMPPSLAWWASSLQLSNLDAGQAEVARQFLSRAHQLEPQLRAQMAYRITGDVVSRIAPPPPPGAPPELVLAAVLAERHRRELARLRPAMPPGPPPGPWAAGPPQYYAPPAWPAPPPVATPQQPVAWPRQAAPEATPPQGQQTGGFSPPG; encoded by the coding sequence ATGTCGGAGGTGGTGACCGGGGACGCCGTGGTGCTGGACGTGCAAATCGCCCAGCTGCCGGTGCGAGCCCTGAGCGCGCTGATCGACATCACGGTGATCTTCCTCTTGTACATCGTCGGGCTGATGCTGTGGGCGGCCACACTGACCCAATTCGACGGAGCGCTCAGCGGTGCCATCCTGATCATCTTCACGGTGCTGGTGATGGTCGGCTATCCGATGGCGTTCGAGACGGCCACCCGGGGCCGGTCGGTCGGCAAGATCATCATGGGCCTGCGCGTGGTGTCCGACGACGGCGGCCCAGAACGCTTCCGGCAGGCCCTTTTTCGCGCGTTGGCATCGGTGGTGGAGATCTGGATGCTCGCGGGCAGCCCGGCCGTCATCTGCAGCATCTTCTCGGCAAAGGCCAAACGCGTCGGCGACATCTTCGCGGGCACCGTCGTCGTCAGTGAACGCGGGCCGCGATTGGGGCCGCCGCCGATGATGCCGCCATCGCTGGCGTGGTGGGCTTCGTCGCTGCAATTGTCGAACCTCGATGCCGGCCAGGCCGAGGTCGCACGCCAATTCCTTTCGCGGGCACACCAACTCGAGCCCCAGCTGCGCGCGCAGATGGCATACCGAATCACCGGTGACGTGGTGTCCAGGATCGCGCCGCCGCCCCCGCCCGGCGCCCCGCCCGAGCTGGTACTGGCCGCCGTGCTGGCCGAACGCCACCGCCGCGAGCTGGCGCGGCTGCGCCCCGCCATGCCGCCGGGCCCACCGCCCGGCCCCTGGGCGGCCGGACCGCCGCAGTACTACGCGCCGCCGGCGTGGCCCGCCCCACCGCCGGTGGCCACGCCGCAACAACCGGTCGCCTGGCCGCGGCAGGCAGCCCCGGAGGCGACACCGCCGCAGGGACAGCAAACCGGCGGCTTCTCGCCGCCAGGCTAG
- a CDS encoding PadR family transcriptional regulator, which produces MSNQFTPPEGPLAGHPGLGFGFGPAQRRAMHDARRQARREFREQLREHGGEQGFGPGFGPGFGPGFGPGFGPGFGFGPGGRRGGRRRGHASRGRRGDVRAAILTLLAEQPMHGYEMIQQIAERSNGLWKPSPGSVYPTLQLLTDEGLITASQSDGSKKLFELTEEGRVAAEKVETPPWDEITEGADPGQMNLRSAIGQLFGAVAQSAHAASADQQQRIIEILNNARREVYGILGED; this is translated from the coding sequence ATGAGCAACCAATTCACTCCCCCGGAGGGGCCGCTCGCCGGTCACCCGGGTCTCGGATTCGGCTTCGGCCCCGCGCAACGGCGGGCCATGCACGACGCCCGGCGCCAGGCACGGCGCGAATTCCGCGAACAGCTCCGTGAGCACGGCGGCGAACAGGGCTTCGGTCCCGGTTTCGGCCCAGGCTTCGGGCCCGGTTTTGGACCCGGCTTCGGCCCGGGCTTCGGTTTCGGCCCCGGCGGCCGGCGCGGCGGACGCCGTCGCGGCCACGCAAGCCGCGGACGCCGCGGTGACGTGCGGGCGGCCATCCTTACGCTGCTCGCCGAGCAGCCGATGCACGGCTACGAGATGATCCAGCAGATCGCCGAGCGCAGCAACGGGCTGTGGAAGCCGAGCCCCGGTTCGGTCTACCCGACGCTGCAGCTGCTCACCGACGAAGGGCTGATCACCGCGAGCCAATCCGATGGCAGCAAGAAGCTTTTCGAACTGACCGAGGAAGGGCGCGTGGCGGCCGAGAAGGTCGAGACCCCGCCGTGGGACGAGATCACCGAAGGCGCCGACCCCGGTCAGATGAACCTGCGGTCGGCCATCGGCCAGCTGTTCGGGGCGGTCGCGCAATCCGCGCACGCCGCCAGCGCCGACCAGCAGCAGCGCATCATCGAGATTCTGAACAATGCGCGCCGCGAGGTCTACGGCATCCTCGGCGAGGACTGA